Proteins encoded in a region of the Quercus lobata isolate SW786 chromosome 8, ValleyOak3.0 Primary Assembly, whole genome shotgun sequence genome:
- the LOC115957839 gene encoding uncharacterized protein LOC115957839, translating to MDNIPSQHPYIQAASQFSQLAQFCYHPNKAIRLLLSVSALTILFSSFSLLPFLLHSFHAYTISTLPIKLSGYTIDKNYVFLLCNGLLVFIVKNSGLVGNSHSQSGDNLYLNEEHGIKKGHWQQSVPEQSENKALDLDESKIVVMEVEEEQVIANGSLSLTTVGGGGENELLTMQDEEEEEEDGFGLLSTEELNKRCDDFIRKMKEEIKFGAKQLIIV from the coding sequence ATGGATAACATCCCGTCCCAGCATCCATACATCCAAGCTGCAAGTCAGTTCAGCCAATTGGCCCAATTCTGCTACCATCCCAACAAAGCCATTAGACTCTTACTCTCAGTCTCAGCCTTAACTATCTTATTTTCTAGCTTTTCATTACTCCCTTTCCTTCTCCACTCCTTTCATGCCTACACCATTTCTACTTTACCCATAAAACTCTCTGGCTACACAATTGACAAGAACTACGTGTTCCTACTTTGCAATGGACTCCTAGTTTTTATAGTCAAGAATTCCGGTCTGGTTGGGAACTCTCATTCTCAATCAGGGGATAATCTTTATCTTAATGAAGAACATGGCATCAAAAAAGGACATTGGCAGCAATCAGTACCTGAACAATCAGAGAATAAGGCATTGGATTTGGATGAAAGTAAAATTGTAGTTATGGAGGTTGAAGAGGAACAAGTAATAGCAAATGGGTCTTTGTCATTGACTACagtaggaggaggaggagaaaatGAGCTTTTGACTATgcaagatgaagaagaagaagaagaagatggattTGGGCTACTGAGTACGGAAGAGCTAAACAAAAGATGTGATGATTTTataagaaagatgaaagaagaaatcaaatttggaGCCAAACAATTGATCATAGTTTAG